The proteins below are encoded in one region of Micromonospora pisi:
- a CDS encoding dihydrofolate reductase family protein, producing the protein MPKTQYYTATSVDGFIADPDNSLEWLFQADSRGEDRFAPFFAEVGAFAMGSTTYEWVLEHEKLLDQPQKWHDYYGDRPSWVFTHRDLPPIPGANITFVSGDVRPVHAAMTEAAGGKNVWLVGGGELVGGFADHGLLDEIILGVAPVTLGAGKPLLPRRLLSDRLRLVGLEQVGQFAYLTYSVAGPARR; encoded by the coding sequence ATGCCGAAGACGCAGTACTACACCGCGACCAGCGTCGACGGGTTCATCGCGGACCCGGACAACTCACTCGAGTGGCTGTTCCAGGCTGACTCGCGCGGAGAGGACCGCTTCGCACCCTTCTTCGCTGAGGTGGGGGCGTTCGCCATGGGCTCGACCACGTACGAGTGGGTGCTCGAACACGAGAAGCTGCTCGACCAGCCGCAGAAGTGGCACGACTACTACGGCGACCGGCCGAGCTGGGTCTTCACCCACCGCGACCTGCCGCCGATTCCGGGCGCGAACATCACCTTCGTCAGCGGTGACGTACGCCCGGTGCACGCGGCGATGACGGAGGCGGCGGGCGGGAAGAACGTGTGGCTCGTCGGCGGGGGCGAACTGGTCGGCGGCTTCGCCGACCACGGACTGCTCGACGAGATCATCCTCGGCGTCGCGCCGGTGACCCTCGGCGCCGGAAAGCCGCTGCTGCCCCGTCGACTGCTCTCCGACCGGCTTCGGCTGGTCGGGCTGGAACAGGTCGGCCAGTTCGCGTACCTCACCTACTCGGTGGCCGGGCCGGCGCGCCGTTAG
- a CDS encoding O-antigen ligase family protein — MRTSAESGADACVGDALEQEHGGVALPGHVVVLIVALSAAVVAQGGYYPAGRILVTVLVAVALVAALRLRPRVEVDARMVALACAALAGWVLVRAVIADAYEVAFGAVGTLAGVAAVALILARTSVGERIRGAEAVIGLGVLVSVTAWAGVAWRLPRFAVLVEGRLWRGASTLTYPNAAAALLVPLALLALALLLTRPRSLPLALAGYLLLVGTGATLSRAGLIALLAGLMVLAATAGLWSTISRAGPLLLGAGIAVVAVVPSTPGTAQPQPALAAIGLVSGALIVTGSVLLPTRVRGGAMVGALLLGAIALASQWGSDPLRAVLASRGNLDSPGRSGAATAALELVGANPLIGTGIGQARFLWVTPNGNGALALYAHNEYLQLLVDLGLIGALLLMALFATMAVAIRRGGAHQRRAGIRAGVFAALTAFAVHSGFDFLWHIAVLPLLGALLVGLAAPAIRGNPSSSTTKEKA; from the coding sequence GTGCGTACTTCTGCGGAATCCGGGGCGGACGCCTGTGTCGGCGACGCCCTGGAACAGGAACACGGCGGCGTAGCGCTGCCCGGACATGTCGTCGTACTGATCGTGGCCCTCTCCGCCGCAGTGGTGGCGCAGGGTGGCTACTACCCGGCCGGGCGGATCCTCGTCACGGTGCTGGTGGCGGTGGCGCTCGTGGCGGCGCTCCGGCTGCGCCCGAGGGTCGAGGTCGACGCCCGGATGGTGGCGCTGGCCTGTGCGGCACTGGCCGGTTGGGTCCTGGTCCGGGCGGTCATCGCGGACGCCTACGAGGTCGCGTTCGGCGCGGTCGGCACGCTTGCCGGTGTGGCCGCGGTCGCGCTGATCCTGGCCCGGACCAGCGTCGGTGAGCGGATCCGCGGTGCCGAGGCGGTGATCGGCCTGGGCGTCCTGGTCTCGGTCACCGCGTGGGCCGGGGTCGCCTGGCGGTTGCCCCGGTTCGCGGTGCTGGTCGAGGGCCGGCTGTGGCGCGGCGCCTCCACCCTCACCTACCCGAACGCGGCGGCGGCGCTGCTCGTCCCGTTGGCGCTGCTGGCGCTCGCGTTGCTGCTGACCCGGCCCCGGTCGCTGCCGCTCGCCCTGGCCGGCTACCTGCTGCTGGTCGGCACCGGGGCGACCCTGAGCCGGGCCGGGCTGATCGCGCTCCTGGCCGGGCTCATGGTGCTGGCGGCGACCGCCGGCCTCTGGTCGACCATCTCCCGGGCCGGTCCGTTACTGCTGGGCGCGGGCATCGCCGTCGTCGCGGTCGTACCGTCGACCCCGGGCACCGCGCAACCACAGCCGGCGCTGGCCGCGATCGGCCTGGTGAGCGGGGCGCTCATCGTGACCGGTTCGGTCCTGCTGCCGACCCGGGTACGCGGCGGCGCGATGGTCGGGGCGCTGCTGCTCGGCGCCATCGCGCTCGCCAGCCAGTGGGGTTCGGACCCGCTACGGGCGGTCCTGGCCAGCCGGGGCAACCTCGACTCGCCCGGGCGCAGCGGCGCCGCCACCGCCGCCCTCGAACTCGTCGGCGCCAACCCGTTGATCGGCACCGGGATCGGGCAGGCCCGGTTCCTCTGGGTGACGCCGAACGGCAACGGTGCGCTGGCGCTGTACGCCCACAACGAGTACCTGCAACTGCTCGTCGATCTGGGTCTGATCGGCGCACTGCTGCTGATGGCGCTGTTCGCGACGATGGCGGTCGCCATCCGGCGCGGTGGCGCACACCAACGTCGGGCCGGTATCCGGGCCGGCGTCTTCGCCGCGCTGACGGCGTTCGCCGTACACAGCGGTTTCGACTTCCTGTGGCACATCGCGGTCCTGCCGTTGCTCGGG